The sequence TTGCTTTTCATTCTCATGTcaccatcccaacggtgaaaattcctttgtgcgagactctttttgcttttgcaagtagaattgaagtttaTCAATGTTCTTGCTACTGATTTGAGTGGTAGGAAATGTAGACCAAATATTAAAACCATCAAGGCCTTCATCATCATCCATAGTAGTATAATGGTGCAATGTATAGTGAgattaacattgcctacattaaGAGCAGTAGCATCAActatatttgcataataattatataattattgtaaataatcatttagcttgttcatacaagaatttatatctggggtttcagttggtctaatctccatataagtatatagagcattgattaattggtgacaatcagacatcttaatagaaggatttaaaacaacaccattaagtaaatcggaggaattggaaagaaatattttttgaattttgcttgcattttgcTCGGtacacttattcttaaattctctaattctagattgtctattatttccttgaataacatcaactgctcttctaacatgagtaatctcagttgaaaataaatcaaggccacttttaacaattaattataaacatgacatgcacacctaacatgaaaaatttcgtCAAGTGGTGGTTACAAATGCAGTCTTAATATTGAAATTGCGacattattgttagaagcattatcaaaaaaCATGCATAGTACTTTTTTCTTAAGATTATAAATTCAACAACTTCGCAAAATAGTAGTACTTATAAACATAgtagtatgactttgatcttcattatatttaaaagcgataatacgtttttgcatacaataattattatctatccaatgacatgtaattgtcaaataatcatttccattaacagcatggccaatatcagaagttagagaaacttTACAAGGAAGGTAGTCAAACATATAACGTATGTATATTTGATATCGTCCATGGAGTCTAAAGATATCatatctacaagtacttctagggatacctttaaataaaagattataaatcctttgaatatacataataagatatgatgaagaagcaaaagaaaaaggtagacaacccaaaACAATCATTTTTGCTAATTCCTCATGATcctttattttatcatatttcataagTCATCCAATACTAGGGTTTAGAGTTCCTTGATTTTCATCTAAATCAGAGCCTCATTCTATAGGATGAGTAATTCTCATATGTTTACTAAGTGTCCTAGTCCCCCCTAATTGTCCTTCAGTCTTATGTTTAAAATCATCTTTACAATTCTATCAGTATTCTCTATTTCGTCAAAAAATTCCAAACCTTACTTTTTTTTCTCCGATTAGTAGTCGGGCCCACAAGTGGTCTACTACTACCACCACGACCACCCCTGCTACCAACTCCAacactactaggtgtaagtgGTGTCTCCTCTTCAACTTctaattcattatcttctataCCGAAATCTCCctgtaattgttcataatctatattattatcaggtAATGTTTCAGAAACATGTGTAGAGTCATTTAAATTGCTACCGAATGTTGAAGTAGTACCTTTTTTTCTATCTTTCTAATTACCCCGATTAACAACCTTATTACAAACTCTTtttgcagcattaaacatattgtgaaaatttaactactagcaaaaattaaatattcaaataaaataataaataagagaaagagttggagggagtgcaccaAATTCGTCAATAAATTGAACACTTGATGATTTCGCAACTCCAATGTTACCACGAAGAAACGTCAATTGTTCaaagtttgaagttcaattgttcaaacttcaaataataaataatacgataaattaaattccaaaaaaaaatgagaaccaaatagTTTATTGCAATTTAGGTGAAGAATAAGAGAATGATAATTGAGAatatgagtttgagaaatgagagatgagtgaagaaatgaagaggaGGGgtgtgtatttatagtttttcaaagggctaaattagtaattaccaaaagtataattttttttataaaaaaggctatttttgcaattaaCCCATTGGGCAACGGCCAAATTGAAgctgaccgttgccaacggtcatatcacttttttttaaaaaaaatcaaatttataACCGTTGAACCGATTCGGGCCGGTTAACCAGTTCAACAGTATTTTTGTTGACCGGGTTTGACCGGTCCGGTTAACCAGATTTTTTTTTAAACGGAGCAACCCCTCTAACCCAGCCCACCTGGCCCCCTAACAACCAATCTAGGCCGGTCCGGAAACGGGTCAACCTGGCCCGTTAAACAGGTATACTCCTACTTTCACCCATCTCTCAAccataaaaattataagaattgAACGGATCAAAGTACACCAACATTAGGCAATGTCACAAGCCTTTCATTTCTTGTTTTATTGCAGCAAGTCAGCAAGTCAGCTGGTTTTTGTTTTCATGATTATAGTGAAGTTTGGTTAGCATACTTGCAGCAGCTACAAATCAAAATCTGTTATACACCTAAAGAACAAATAAGCTTCAAATTCAAAatgaatatcaagaaaatagGACCATGTATTGGTAATTTCATCAGCACAAATTGAGTATCAAATATACTATATGTTTTCTTCACCACATATAACACTTCATCCAATTTGAACCAGTCTATATACTTATTCATTGCTTAATTTCTAAGTCTTTTTGCATGAACTATTGATCAAGGTTGTCCAAGAAGTGAAGGCCTGTAGAAAGCATGGCTCTGCGCAATCTCAATCCGATCGCGCGGATCATTCAAGTTTTCATCCCTCAGTGCCTGAAGAATTGCCATTGGCCCTTGTTCCCTGGAAGTACAAAAACCACATAGAGATGTTAGCgcttaaaaatggaaaatttctCATCATTCTCGTTTTCAAGTTTTACTAGCATGGTAGCAGTCCATTGGTTATGCACGTAAATATAAGAGTTTTAACTTATATACATTGAATGCGTAAAAGAACTAAACTATCACGTCACGTAAACGATAACTATAGGTAATTGTCCGTAACACGTGGAATCAGAAACCAGAAAACAAGGCAAACAACCTGATAAAACATGTTACATTACACAGTCACAGACACTGTAAAAGCTCTTTATATTGTTAGTGTAAAATAAGGGCAGTcaggtgcactaagctcccgctatgcgcggggtgcGGAGAAGGGCTCGACCATAAGGGTCTATTGAATATTGTTAGTGCATATAAGTTAAATTCTAATtatagaaataacaataattcctgagcagctgtttttcttcttctttttgagttCATATCATGGAATTAGCAACAAATTACAAGCAACATTTTTTATGTTCTGTTGTGCAAAGACTTACCTTTTTATGAGTATCTTGTACAAAGTCTTCAAGATGGGGCACAGCTCAACTGGGGCGACCGGCTTATTCTCTCCGGGATGTAACACATTCAAGCTTGACTGACTTAGAAGTTCATAGAAAGCTCCAACAGCAGAAACTCCCTAAACACGAAGTAAGAGTATGTGACCGCTTGGAAAGTCGGGAACTTAGAAGCTATTACAGTAAGACATAGAGCTGAATAACTTGATGCATTTATGAATGAAAGAGGAAATTGCTTGGAAAACTTCAGGATCGACAATCAGTGGCAAATCCAAACGTTGAGTATACATTTTCACTGTACAACCAGAATCAAAATGATTGGTGAAAAGCATATTATTTCAGTAGTTTATCTTTGCTTTCCATCTGTAAAGGAAGAGAGGCAAATAACTCTAATCCACATATATTAAGAGTCTTATGCACATGATACATTGTAAAAAGAATGTTTATCATGTATTTTAGACTATATAAATATGAGTTTTCAAATAATAACAAGATCTTTTGTCCATGCGAAGGGGATCCTTGGTGTAACTAATAAAGTTGCttccatgtgaccaggaggtcacgggttcgagtcgtggaaacagcctcttgcaaaaagaaaggataaggctgcgtacaatagacccttgtggtatGGCCCTTCCCCGGACTCTGTCGGGCTGCCCTTTAACTTTTGTCCATGCCAAAATCAAAGGCATGTATGTGTTTTCAGTTCATTTTGCAGATTACCTCTTGTGATATGATTGTCTGAGGTACTCGGGGATCTAATGTGGTAACAGAAGAATAAGCTCAACCTCAAAACCAATTTGTTTTACTAGCAAGTGCACGACGGCATAAGTATTGTTATGGTACAAAATCAGTCTTCTACAACACCTTAGCATTGTTTtcgaaagaagaaaatgaaagaccAGTTCTTAAATTTGGTGTACTCTTGAGAGCAACAAAATGGGACCAGAGATAATAAAAAATGAATACCTGGATTGTTCCTTTGCCGCTAATGCTATCACCCATATCAAGGCTCAATTCTCCCTTAGCTATCATTTGACCATACCAAGCATTACGACCTTTCAACAATGTCACATACGTATCAGCTAGCAAAGGCCCTGCAAGCCTTTCTGGTTCTTCCGTCAACAAATATGTAATGAATATCATCTCCGATGTACAATGTGCAAAATATACTGATTTGCTCGTAGCACTTTCATTTGTTAGCGCAGCTACCATCCCTGGAATCAAAAACAAGGCAGAATATAGTCATAGAATTCGCGTTAGATTCCTAATTTTAGCTGGTTTCTTAATAATAAAGCTTGCTAGAAAACAGATGAAGAATCAAATAGGAATGGATTTAACCTGAAGAATAAAACCCTCAGACAAATGAACATTGAGATCGGCCAGGACTTACCAGCTCCAATGGCATAGACATTCTTCAAGCCTCCCATGACTTCGTGTGTTACAAGGTCGCTATTGTCCCAAACAATAAAATGAGGTTGTCTTAAGAACTTTGCTAGTGGTTTTCTCCATTTTTCTGATCCGCAAATCCTAGCATTGGCATACTCTTTGTTGTAAATCTCCGAGGCGATATTTGGTCCACCAAGATAAAGGATGTTCTCTACTGGTATTCCAGCTGCAATGAACAGACGATATTGTTAAGAAACTGAAAAGGCTAAGCTTTCTTCCTATTCTTTTACAACTACTAACATATCGATGAATGACTTCCATTTGTCTTTTCCGTTATATCATGTTTCTGAGATAGAGGTGATGCATTAGAAGATATAAAGCGATGTCTGCAATCTCGTGTTAAGAAATGTCTAAAGCTACTCTCAACTTGAGAAACAAAGATCCACATTTTAGACCAGAAtcagaaaatttcaaaatttctaGAATTGTTCCCTAGTGACAAGTTTTAGTTTGTTTAACAAACATAAAGATTCAAACAGCGACGAAGCACACCATATTGCACTGCATATTTTCTAAACAATCACATTTCATACTGAAGCAAATTCTATTTCATTTCTATTGGTTAAGTAAAGATAAGCCGGAAACAAGATTTAAAGCTAGGCAAAGATAAAAGCTTACTTGCCCGATTAATCATCTGCGTAGGAGTAATAATATGAGGAACTGGATCTAGTTCAGCCTCAATACCCTTTGCCAAAGAAATGATAATTGGTACAGTTAGTCTTTCCTTCCAATACTTGCTGATCTCCATAAACACATCTCGTGTTTCAGTCGAGGGCAATCCGTTAATCACAACATCAGCATCCCAAACAGCTTCTTGCAAGTTAGTCACAACCTTCAATGGACAAAGTGGTGTATCGATCATGTTTAAGCAGAAACCATCTTTCAAAATCTCATCTGCATATAGTGTCCGATCGCCTAATCTTGCCTCGACGTACTTGAGATATGCACATCTCCTAATCAACCTCCTTAACACATCCTCCCTTGAATTGATCACCTCAAATAAATGTTCCGCTGTCGCTCTATCTACAGCTCTACCTGCCCTTCTCCATATCCTAAGCTGAACCTTATCGCGAAATTGGCCGTAACTATCTTGGAGTAAAGCTGCAAATACACTGCCCCAAGCACCAGCACCAACACAAACAATTCTTAACAAATCACCATTAGCCTTACCAAGAATTTGTCTAAGTTCATCAAGTTTCTCCTCTAGGCCATTATGATTGTGTACATTCCCATTTGAGTACACATAATTTCCACTTTTCACCTCAATACTACCaaccattttctttcaaataaacaCCAATAACTACAACCCCACAAATCTTTACACAAAAAAACACCCTAAACACCTCAAAAAAGTATATAAAGAAAGAATCTTTAAACCTTTAATATCACCCCTTTTTCAAGATTTATCTCCACCAATGAATTATATACTATTGTCAACAATACTATTTCAAGAATTTGGAGAGAAATTAAACAACCCCTTCTTATAAAAAGAAGCAAAACCCCTTCTTAGAAATTATATTGACAAAAAACTATTCATACATATAAAGTTTTCTTGCCTAGCTCATTCCCCCACATTAACTAAATTCTTGAAAAATTCTTCAATTTTCCACTTTCTTCCAAGTTATGATAACCACAAAAAGAGGAGAATCTTTTTACAAGTAGAAATTCTACCTAAATCAGAACTAATTTTCCTCTCTC is a genomic window of Nicotiana tabacum cultivar K326 chromosome 16, ASM71507v2, whole genome shotgun sequence containing:
- the LOC107777922 gene encoding putative glycerol-3-phosphate dehydrogenase [NAD(+)] 1, cytosolic: MVGSIEVKSGNYVYSNGNVHNHNGLEEKLDELRQILGKANGDLLRIVCVGAGAWGSVFAALLQDSYGQFRDKVQLRIWRRAGRAVDRATAEHLFEVINSREDVLRRLIRRCAYLKYVEARLGDRTLYADEILKDGFCLNMIDTPLCPLKVVTNLQEAVWDADVVINGLPSTETRDVFMEISKYWKERLTVPIIISLAKGIEAELDPVPHIITPTQMINRATGIPVENILYLGGPNIASEIYNKEYANARICGSEKWRKPLAKFLRQPHFIVWDNSDLVTHEVMGGLKNVYAIGAGMVAALTNESATSKSVYFAHCTSEMIFITYLLTEEPERLAGPLLADTYVTLLKGRNAWYGQMIAKGELSLDMGDSISGKGTIQGVSAVGAFYELLSQSSLNVLHPGENKPVAPVELCPILKTLYKILIKREQGPMAILQALRDENLNDPRDRIEIAQSHAFYRPSLLGQP